TATCAAAAAAGGAGATTTAcatcgtatctcaaaaactattagacattcAGAGCTGTGGGTTGGTTTCAATTGTTTccaatttaatatactttcaaaatacatacaactaatgtcaaaagctcatagtttttgaattaaactgcaaaaactgaaaaaaagtccgaaaattttgcagttttttactGATTTATACGCAGGtagcaaaactttttttttttgcttgcaaaacgtagtttctcACTCCTCTATGggatccaaataacataccaaaaagcGGCTTTAATTCGCGTTTTGCGATTCTAGCTGTTtgtgttttgtaatattttactgcttattttattatcaattgtaatgattttttttttgtcttgttATAGATGATGATGCAACGACAGCGACAACAGATCGGCGTGCAAATACAGAAACACGTATTATACGTTTAAGAGGTCcacaattattacaaaaattttgttcgaatgCAATATCTACGGGgaaatatagtatattaagttttgtaccagcatttttatttgaacaatttcgtaaatattcaaattgtttctttttatttattgcattattacaacaaatacCTGATGTATCACCGACTGGTCGTTATACAACATTAgtaccattattatttattttaactgtatcagcattaaaagaaattttagaaGATTATGTAAGTATTCATACTTTTTAAGAGttcaatttatatacaaatttgcaAAAGAAGATGGGGAATGTCCATAAAACATGCCACACTAAGCCCAACATTTTGGATTCCAATATCACcgttatgaattttttgaaagcaTTCGATTCTAATCAAGTTACGTTTAACTTATTCTTTCGAAACAGCACAATCGTTTTTTCACTGTTTCGAAATACTTTTTATAGACTCTATTCGTTATCAGTGTTATCATCACCtttgatttcttcaaaactttgttttattgattccaacttcacttttctattcttcgtgaagtaagaattcttcatctgaagtgataaaaaaaattttgtccgttCCCCTATTATTGAATGATAAGTGATGGTTTAGAATAGAATTCTTCTCCTCTTGTATCAAATCTCACTAGGCTAGATGATTTAAAGATTATTcgtgaatttttaaaaactgaatgCCAATATTTTTGTCTATAGAAAAGGCATAGAGCAGACGACGAATTAAATAATCGCGAAGTAGATGTTTTATCAGAAAATGGCTGGACCAAAGTGAAATGGATGAATGTTAAAGTAGGTGACATCGTTAAAGTTGTGAACAACAGTTTTTTTCCagctgatttaattgttttatcatCAAggtaaaataaactatttttattattaaacgtcttagttttaaaaagtaatttcattttAGTGAACCATTCGGAATGTGCTTCATAGAAACAGCCAATTTAGATggtgaaacaaatttaaaaatacgacAAGCAATACAACAAACGGCTACTTTGATTGATACACGTGATGTTTTGTTATTGGATGGTACAATTGAATGTGAAGGACCAAATCGAAATGTTTATGATTTTGCTGGTGTTTTAATATCCGATCAATTTAATGCGTAAGTTATATTCTGCTTATTTATAAcaagaattaaattttcttaacacTGAACAACcttaaatggaaataaatttaacgaaagtattaattaaataagctcttgagtatatataaataattcatgaatatttttgttgtctAGAAATCTTCCACTTGGTCCAGATCAATTATTACAACGTGGTGCAATGTTACGTAATACATCATGGGTGTTTGCAGCTGTTATATATACAGGAaatgatacaaaattaataCGAAATTCAACAAAAGCACCATTAAAACGTTCAACGGTAGATCGTCTTACAAATACACAAGTTATTATGTTGTttggtattttattattgttagcATTTATTAGCGCTGGATGTAATGAAATATGGTCTAGAACACATAATAATAGAGATTGGTATATTGGTTTAGACGgtgcgtaaattttataaatataaaatttcaattaaaaaaaaccctttagtaataattattcatataataaggAAAGCCTAGCCAAAATACGTAGTTATTCCTGTTTTTGATTTTCGTGAAAGACAATGTTAAAGTTACTAGTTTAAGACGggttattacattatattaaacGGAAACAACGGTAAATACACTTTATATAAGGTTCATAACTCGAGACCCACAAATATGATAGAATTTCGTTGATACTTAAATCAACTTTGTTGGCATAAATCTTAGACCTTAAAAAATCGTAAAGAAAATAAGTTCAAGTGCGTTAAATCGCATGATCTGATTCAAACCATAATTTTCACGAAAATTGTGAGCCACCAAagctttatttgtttttcaacatTAATCAAGAAAAAGAATAACGCGTTTTTAATACATGAAAAACATAATCAGGCTGATTTTGAGATTGAATGGCAAGTTTCTAAGGTATCGACTGAAGAAATTCCTCCGGAATATCATCCCACGTATACGATTTTTGTtgttatctcagaaactattcgtTCAATCATTAAAGGGAtccgattttgaattttgtgaaacaaaattttaaatgatatttaccCAAATCggatacataattttattaaggggTAGTTAAATGAGTTGAATGTTTATGTTTTGGGGCCCTTATTACTACTAATTACTTTAAGCAAATGTCAGAGTTGTCCCGATTGGCCTTCTCTGGATTCACGCTTGCCTGCACTAAGCACCAAGCAACTTGATACGTGTGTGACTCCTTTGCGAGCATGATAACGGTTTATTGATATAAgttgtttttaagataaatcCATTtctttaaaccaatttttaacagtatttattttttattttcagaaatagTAACAAGAAATTTTGGATATAATCTTTTAAcattcttaattttatataataatttagtacCAATATCGTTACAAGTAACATTGGAAATTGTACGATTTATACAagctatttttataaacatggaTTTACAAATGTATCACGAGGAGACTGATACACCAGCTATGGCACGTACTTCAAATTTAAATGAGGAATTAGGAcaagttaaatatatattcagtGATAAAACTGGAAcattaacacaaaatattatggtttttaaaaaatgtgctaTTGGCGGCGTACAATACGAGCTAGCAAATACAGCGGACTCATCTGATTtaatacgaaatttaaaaatgaatcataaaGATTCGGatttaatcgagaaatttttaacattattatcaATATGTCATACAGTTATACCAGAAGTGGTCGAGGGTAAATTAGTATATCATGCCGCGTCACCAGATGAACGAGCCCTTGTTGAAGGTGCCAAACGGTTTGGCTATGTATTCGAATCTCGAACACCGAATTCTGTAACTATAAATGCACTTGGCCAACaacgaatttataaaattttatcagtgTTAGAATTTAGTTCCACTCGAAAACGTATGTCAGTGGTTGTGGAAACGCCAGAAGGGAAATTAGTTTTACTGTGTAAAGGTGCGGATACAATGATTTATGAACGGCTAGGTGAAAGTAATAGCCAACAAAAAGATGAGTTACTATTAATATTAGAAGAGTTTGCCACCGAAGGTTTACGAACGCTGTGTTTAGCATATGCAAATATTACACGTGAATTTTACGATGAGTGGAAAGTTAAACATCATTTAGCTGCGACATCAATTGAAAATCGTGAAGCAAATTTAGAATCTGTTGCAGAActaattgaaacaaatttaaatttaattggtgCCACTGCTATTGAAGATAAATTACAAGATGGTGTGCCAGAAACAATTGCCACACTTTTAGAagctaatattaaaatttgggtTTTGACTGGTGATAAACAAGAAACTGCTATCAATATTGGTTATGCATCGAAATTAATTGTTCAAGGAATGCCAATATTAATAggtatgtttaattattttctaaactaTACTAATCAATCAGAAATCTGGCCATCCTCTGAGGTGTTCGGATCTCGGTACCCAGCTCGGTACCCACTGATCTGGGTACCGAGCCACTCTGGCTTTGAAACCACTCTGGGATGAAGCAGCGGACTCGTTGGCACGAGAGGTgcaaatattaataactaagatctaaaaatttgatagaatgggttatttaaactattctcacgaataattattattattaaatattcaatcttTCGAGATCTCAGTAAAAAAACTCATGGGCCTTATTTTAAAAAGCCTAAGTAATTTATCCATTAACCTATATATTCTGAATATTGAATACCTTCTCCAGATATTCCCCTATTCAGACAATCCATTTTCCTAGAAGATATctactaaaattttgtattttattttattttttgcagtAAATGAAGATAGTTTAGATGCAACGCGTGAAACAATCCAACGACACGCGCATGATTTAGGTACACGCCTGGGTACGGAAAATGAAATAGCCTTGGTGATTGATGGCAACACCTTACGTTACGCATTAAGTTGTGAATTGTGTCGTGAATTTTTAGAAGTATGTTTATCGTGTAAAGTGATAATATGTTGTCGTGTATCACCAATACAAAAAGCCGAAGTCGTTGATCTCGTCACAACAAATACCGGTAGTGTTACATTAGCTATTGGTGATGGTGCCAATGACGTTGCAATGATACAAAAAGCGAATGTGGGTGTGGGTATATCAGGGTTTGAAGGATTACAAGCTGCGTGTGCCTCCGATTATAGTATTGCACAATTTCGTTTCTTATTACGTTTATTATTAGTACACGGTGCATGGAACTATTCGCGTatgtgtaaattaattttatacagtttttataaaaatatatgcttGTATGTGATTGAATTATGGTTCGCTGTATATTCAGCGTGGTCGGGTCAAGTGTTGTTTGAACAATGGACAATTGGATTTTATAATGTGTTGTTTACGGCACTGCCACCGTTCGCGCTAGGTATTTTTGATAGACAGTGTTCGGATGAAGTAATGATGAAATATCCCAAATTATATTCACATTCACAAAATGCAACGCAGTTTAATGTGCGCGTATTTTGGATTTGGATTACGAATGGAATATTACATTCGATATTACTATTTTGGTTACCATTGTTTGCAATTGATAATGGAATTATATGGAATTCTGGACGTGATGGTGGATATTTAGTGTTGGGTAACACAGTTTACACGGTAATTATCGAAtagctaattaaattttatttttatttatgaatgtatACGAATTACAATCGAAAACCAAATTTCAATTCTTAAGAGACagtttttcacttttttgacggaataatataaaatgtgacTGTGAATCGAAATGTCTCGCAATTTTTATGTCTAAATTGGGTTTTACCAGAACAGTATTAACCATAAGGCAGAGTAGGCAACTGCTTAGGAACCCCGCATCGGCTAGGAGTCCCACGCACACACAAAAGTAATTGAAACTGTATCATAgagagaaaatttaattgaaatattttaatcttcAATGACAACAGGTTCTATTGCTTTTTTTTCGACGCATTCTGACAGTTGATTAAGTACTTCATACTTACATAACAGAGCCATCTAGTGTCGAGTAGTAGAACTAGTAATATTGATGCGTTACGCTATGTTTCATAACTGATAAATTTGGTTAAGGGAAAGATAAAATTGTACCTGCCAAGGAatcgtttaaatttaatttttgataatatggtACTTTTAACTTTCAACTTAATAAACTTTCCTGAACGTAATGATAGCAttgaacatatatatatatatatatatagaattctGATGGTTCCGACATGGTTAATTTGGTTCTgggttttaatcaaaatttctgaaTCTATTTTTGATGGTTTTTGATCACATTAGATTAAAAGTCTTCACGGATATAAATTACTGAAGTTACGGACAGGTAATCAATTTCAGAAATTTGTAGTGAACCCCAagtaacatattataataactgATCATGTTAAAGATGCGTACACATTGATCGACTATTTcataatgatgaattttttttttttttttttgttattttatagtaCGTGGTAATAGCTGTTTGTTTCAAAGCCGGCCTTGTAACAAGTACATGGACCTTACCAAGTCACATAGCCATTTGGGGTTCAATCGGAATGTGGttcttatttatgtttatatatagtAACGTTTGGCCAATTATACCAGTTGGAGCTATTATGTTGGGTCAAGCTCGTATGGTACTCTCATCACCAGTGTTTTGGTTTGGAATTTTTATCATACCATTCCTAACATTATTACCTGATATTATGCATAAAGTGTACGTATattgttatacaaattttattttttcaatttcattctcCATATTGTTGGATATTTTTCAGGgaatactttttatttgaatattgtaaaCAGGATCGTAGATACAACTATAAACAAAGCGCTTGTAGAAGCAAGCGTTTTCCTAGGGTGTAATTTAAAGATGTGAAATATGTTGCGGGAATAATTCTTTGAGTAATTTTAGGACGATTAATCTTCCCAGTTTTTTTCTTCAGATACTACTTCATGTCGAGGGTTAGAGCTGTagaagtatattaaaataattttttttaaagaaaaacaagttGTTAAAACCAAAAGTTGccctttaaaatataattttcagaatttttcggAGATAatccataaattacagatactTAATAGGGCTTAAAACTCATGTTTGAATATCGCCAACAGCcttgaaatattgttttgtatataaTGACTACTGTTAAAATATGGAAttcttaattatatataaaacactGTCTTTCAATTATTAGCGAGAGTTGCTTGATGAATTATGTGacttactaaataaaaaagcatttttgtaCTGTTTTATCTCTCAGTCGAAGAgatattcgtaaaaaaaaactttgtagaagaaaattttcgaactatTACTCAGAGAATCATTTCTTAAACTTGAATACACCTTGCAAGTACTCTCATCCTGCAAGAACAATTCAACGTAAACTCAAGTAgggacatttttattaaaatggaatttgatgaatatggaaatatttaatatgtgtttCCACAGgatattaaatcaaatgaaaaagaaaaaaatgaaaagtactACAGGTGGTTGTACCGTCATGgtctatttataatataaaaagaattctCTCACAAGCCTTGTTTAAAATGCAGGTATcctaatttgttataaaaaaaaggtgCATAAATGATTATACCAATCCCTATTTTCATTAGATTGTTTTTATGATTGAAGTGGAGCTGTAGAAAATATTAAACCTTGAAAAATTTTCCCCGCACTGACATGAAAAATgacatatgaaaaataaacgaactaattttgtaataatgtgAGATTTGCCATTGTTTTCAAGTATTTACTGGCGTAGCAATAGAGTGACATTTTGCGCACACTCAGAATGcactttcaacaaaattttttaatttgttgcgTTTACATTTCCGAAAGCTATATttctgaaattaattaataacctTAGCTTTTTAATTAATCTCTATCTTTATTGATAGTTAAGTGACTATAAAATCTATAAGCACAGATTATTTATCctcaaaaataccaaaaatcgGCCGaacttctttaaataaattgccAGAAAGGGTGAATATACCAGATATGCATGTTTAGCCATGTCATAGCTCAAACATTACAGAATGTTGATtggaaattaaatattcaaccATGACTTGCGTAGCATCTACAACAAAGATAAGAAGAGGATtactttcccaaaaaaaaaactctcatTTCTCTTATTTAAAGTCTACTGATCGCATCTAGATGATTTACTAACAAGATTGTTACGCCTCTAGTTATTGAAAACGTGTTTtggattataattattaaatttttatttgttaaacatttttcaGGATACAAATATCATTCTTTAAATCTGAAACTGATATTCGAAGAGAAGGAGAAGCTTTGGGATATCACAAGGATTCAAAACCATCGtaagtgatattttttaaatgatacctTACCTTcctcatattttatatataacaaatagaattaatttaagTAGAGGTAGcttaaaatgaattgaatcatGATTTAGAACtgatcagaaaataaaattttgattcatctCGTGTGAagtataacatttaatttttgatttgacaTGAAACGAAAGAAGTGGTCCAATCTGAtttagcaaaaattattttggtttctTTAGATTTTTCATAAACTGAGTATATCCTATTTACTCAAGGcgaattcagaaaattttttgaagttgcTAGATATCTTCCCAATACCATTTTAGTGGAAATCTTCGAAACTATTTGACCAATCGCCTAGGGAatccgattttttaattttttgtcataaataaatctaaaaacgatttttatccaaatggaaaacaaaaaaattgtcggTTTTCTTGTCATTTTCTTAACATCTttcttttcttcatttttttgcaaaatacgataaaaaaaatttgtctcgaaattaaatgaaacttttggtttatagggtaattttgatgaTTGGGtcagtattttttgaagtatcgTCTAAATTCTTGCACGGAAAAGCTTCTATTTTTAGCGATTCtctaaaaatttcttgaaaaattcatCTAATTGTCAAATTAgccagatttttatatttattgatctCATTATTCTAAATAATTCAAAGGCACGATAATGTGAGATACGCCTTTCTAGCTCCGAGTAActgtaattattatgtaatatggCTGGGAGTAAAGGGTAAAATAGGGATtctactgaaataaaaatttaaaaaattaatgttatactCATTATTACACTAATATACCTATTCTTAAATTATCGTAGCtcagtattaattaaataaattaactttaatgttgttgcatgtttaaaaaacagAGAGAGATAGAGTATACTttagtatatgcatgaaaaattattaatttataaaaaattgaatagtaattaattattttataataagtctTGAGAAACATGTTATTgtatgtattgttttttttgttcaaaatttatttaaagtatactCGTGTGATTTTaac
The Chrysoperla carnea chromosome 4, inChrCarn1.1, whole genome shotgun sequence genome window above contains:
- the LOC123299018 gene encoding probable phospholipid-transporting ATPase IA isoform X1, producing the protein MSNLKPATTIELTHMSAGEDAQDGAQQSCDTGQPRVLKDDDATTATTDRRANTETRIIRLRGPQLLQKFCSNAISTGKYSILSFVPAFLFEQFRKYSNCFFLFIALLQQIPDVSPTGRYTTLVPLLFILTVSALKEILEDYKRHRADDELNNREVDVLSENGWTKVKWMNVKVGDIVKVVNNSFFPADLIVLSSSEPFGMCFIETANLDGETNLKIRQAIQQTATLIDTRDVLLLDGTIECEGPNRNVYDFAGVLISDQFNANLPLGPDQLLQRGAMLRNTSWVFAAVIYTGNDTKLIRNSTKAPLKRSTVDRLTNTQVIMLFGILLLLAFISAGCNEIWSRTHNNRDWYIGLDEIVTRNFGYNLLTFLILYNNLVPISLQVTLEIVRFIQAIFINMDLQMYHEETDTPAMARTSNLNEELGQVKYIFSDKTGTLTQNIMVFKKCAIGGVQYELANTADSSDLIRNLKMNHKDSDLIEKFLTLLSICHTVIPEVVEGKLVYHAASPDERALVEGAKRFGYVFESRTPNSVTINALGQQRIYKILSVLEFSSTRKRMSVVVETPEGKLVLLCKGADTMIYERLGESNSQQKDELLLILEEFATEGLRTLCLAYANITREFYDEWKVKHHLAATSIENREANLESVAELIETNLNLIGATAIEDKLQDGVPETIATLLEANIKIWVLTGDKQETAINIGYASKLIVQGMPILIVNEDSLDATRETIQRHAHDLGTRLGTENEIALVIDGNTLRYALSCELCREFLEVCLSCKVIICCRVSPIQKAEVVDLVTTNTGSVTLAIGDGANDVAMIQKANVGVGISGFEGLQAACASDYSIAQFRFLLRLLLVHGAWNYSRMCKLILYSFYKNICLYVIELWFAVYSAWSGQVLFEQWTIGFYNVLFTALPPFALGIFDRQCSDEVMMKYPKLYSHSQNATQFNVRVFWIWITNGILHSILLFWLPLFAIDNGIIWNSGRDGGYLVLGNTVYTYVVIAVCFKAGLVTSTWTLPSHIAIWGSIGMWFLFMFIYSNVWPIIPVGAIMLGQARMVLSSPVFWFGIFIIPFLTLLPDIMHKVIQISFFKSETDIRREGEALGYHKDSKPSLTETARLLKNVKSVFMRRSTTRINLEMELSHGFAFSQEEGASVSQTDVIRAYDTNVPKPEGM
- the LOC123299018 gene encoding probable phospholipid-transporting ATPase IA isoform X4 — protein: MISKTTQDDKVLIFADDDATTATTDRRANTETRIIRLRGPQLLQKFCSNAISTGKYSILSFVPAFLFEQFRKYSNCFFLFIALLQQIPDVSPTGRYTTLVPLLFILTVSALKEILEDYKRHRADDELNNREVDVLSENGWTKVKWMNVKVGDIVKVVNNSFFPADLIVLSSSEPFGMCFIETANLDGETNLKIRQAIQQTATLIDTRDVLLLDGTIECEGPNRNVYDFAGVLISDQFNANLPLGPDQLLQRGAMLRNTSWVFAAVIYTGNDTKLIRNSTKAPLKRSTVDRLTNTQVIMLFGILLLLAFISAGCNEIWSRTHNNRDWYIGLDEIVTRNFGYNLLTFLILYNNLVPISLQVTLEIVRFIQAIFINMDLQMYHEETDTPAMARTSNLNEELGQVKYIFSDKTGTLTQNIMVFKKCAIGGVQYELANTADSSDLIRNLKMNHKDSDLIEKFLTLLSICHTVIPEVVEGKLVYHAASPDERALVEGAKRFGYVFESRTPNSVTINALGQQRIYKILSVLEFSSTRKRMSVVVETPEGKLVLLCKGADTMIYERLGESNSQQKDELLLILEEFATEGLRTLCLAYANITREFYDEWKVKHHLAATSIENREANLESVAELIETNLNLIGATAIEDKLQDGVPETIATLLEANIKIWVLTGDKQETAINIGYASKLIVQGMPILIVNEDSLDATRETIQRHAHDLGTRLGTENEIALVIDGNTLRYALSCELCREFLEVCLSCKVIICCRVSPIQKAEVVDLVTTNTGSVTLAIGDGANDVAMIQKANVGVGISGFEGLQAACASDYSIAQFRFLLRLLLVHGAWNYSRMCKLILYSFYKNICLYVIELWFAVYSAWSGQVLFEQWTIGFYNVLFTALPPFALGIFDRQCSDEVMMKYPKLYSHSQNATQFNVRVFWIWITNGILHSILLFWLPLFAIDNGIIWNSGRDGGYLVLGNTVYTYVVIAVCFKAGLVTSTWTLPSHIAIWGSIGMWFLFMFIYSNVWPIIPVGAIMLGQARMVLSSPVFWFGIFIIPFLTLLPDIMHKVIQISFFKSETDIRREGEALGYHKDSKPSLTETARLLKNVKSVFMRRSTTRINLEMELSHGFAFSQEEGASVSQTDVIRAYDTNVPKPEGM
- the LOC123299018 gene encoding probable phospholipid-transporting ATPase IA isoform X2, whose product is MSNLKPATTIELTHMSAGEDAQDGAQQSCDTGQPRVLKDDDATTATTDRRANTETRIIRLRGPQLLQKFCSNAISTGKYSILSFVPAFLFEQFRKYSNCFFLFIALLQQIPDVSPTGRYTTLVPLLFILTVSALKEILEDYKRHRADDELNNREVDVLSENGWTKVKWMNVKVGDIVKVVNNSFFPADLIVLSSSEPFGMCFIETANLDGETNLKIRQAIQQTATLIDTRDVLLLDGTIECEGPNRNVYDFAGVLISDQFNANLPLGPDQLLQRGAMLRNTSWVFAAVIYTGNDTKLIRNSTKAPLKRSTVDRLTNTQVIMLFGILLLLAFISAGCNEIWSRTHNNRDWYIGLDEIVTRNFGYNLLTFLILYNNLVPISLQVTLEIVRFIQAIFINMDLQMYHEETDTPAMARTSNLNEELGQVKYIFSDKTGTLTQNIMVFKKCAIGGVQYELANTADSSDLIRNLKMNHKDSDLIEKFLTLLSICHTVIPEVVEGKLVYHAASPDERALVEGAKRFGYVFESRTPNSVTINALGQQRIYKILSVLEFSSTRKRMSVVVETPEGKLVLLCKGADTMIYERLGESNSQQKDELLLILEEFATEGLRTLCLAYANITREFYDEWKVKHHLAATSIENREANLESVAELIETNLNLIGATAIEDKLQDGVPETIATLLEANIKIWVLTGDKQETAINIGYASKLIVQGMPILIVNEDSLDATRETIQRHAHDLGTRLGTENEIALVIDGNTLRYALSCELCREFLEVCLSCKVIICCRVSPIQKAEVVDLVTTNTGSVTLAIGDGANDVAMIQKANVGVGISGFEGLQAACASDYSIAQFRFLLRLLLVHGAWNYSRMCKLILYSFYKNICLYVIELWFAVYSAWSGQVLFEQWTIGFYNVLFTALPPFALGIFDRQCSDEVMMKYPKLYSHSQNATQFNVRVFWIWITNGILHSILLFWLPLFAIDNGIIWNSGRDGGYLVLGNTVYTYVVIAVCFKAGLVTSTWTLPSHIAIWGSIGMWFLFMFIYSNVWPIIPVGAIMLGQARMVLSSPVFWFGIFIIPFLTLLPDIMHKVIQISFFKSETDIRREGEALGYHKDSKPSFSRLRRNDKRKFSVANQNSIGLNGIQQNGRPIGIAWRNLSSVRPLSTSHPHIA
- the LOC123299018 gene encoding probable phospholipid-transporting ATPase IA isoform X3, which encodes MAFKELYTTVQSRIRRYDDATTATTDRRANTETRIIRLRGPQLLQKFCSNAISTGKYSILSFVPAFLFEQFRKYSNCFFLFIALLQQIPDVSPTGRYTTLVPLLFILTVSALKEILEDYKRHRADDELNNREVDVLSENGWTKVKWMNVKVGDIVKVVNNSFFPADLIVLSSSEPFGMCFIETANLDGETNLKIRQAIQQTATLIDTRDVLLLDGTIECEGPNRNVYDFAGVLISDQFNANLPLGPDQLLQRGAMLRNTSWVFAAVIYTGNDTKLIRNSTKAPLKRSTVDRLTNTQVIMLFGILLLLAFISAGCNEIWSRTHNNRDWYIGLDEIVTRNFGYNLLTFLILYNNLVPISLQVTLEIVRFIQAIFINMDLQMYHEETDTPAMARTSNLNEELGQVKYIFSDKTGTLTQNIMVFKKCAIGGVQYELANTADSSDLIRNLKMNHKDSDLIEKFLTLLSICHTVIPEVVEGKLVYHAASPDERALVEGAKRFGYVFESRTPNSVTINALGQQRIYKILSVLEFSSTRKRMSVVVETPEGKLVLLCKGADTMIYERLGESNSQQKDELLLILEEFATEGLRTLCLAYANITREFYDEWKVKHHLAATSIENREANLESVAELIETNLNLIGATAIEDKLQDGVPETIATLLEANIKIWVLTGDKQETAINIGYASKLIVQGMPILIVNEDSLDATRETIQRHAHDLGTRLGTENEIALVIDGNTLRYALSCELCREFLEVCLSCKVIICCRVSPIQKAEVVDLVTTNTGSVTLAIGDGANDVAMIQKANVGVGISGFEGLQAACASDYSIAQFRFLLRLLLVHGAWNYSRMCKLILYSFYKNICLYVIELWFAVYSAWSGQVLFEQWTIGFYNVLFTALPPFALGIFDRQCSDEVMMKYPKLYSHSQNATQFNVRVFWIWITNGILHSILLFWLPLFAIDNGIIWNSGRDGGYLVLGNTVYTYVVIAVCFKAGLVTSTWTLPSHIAIWGSIGMWFLFMFIYSNVWPIIPVGAIMLGQARMVLSSPVFWFGIFIIPFLTLLPDIMHKVIQISFFKSETDIRREGEALGYHKDSKPSLTETARLLKNVKSVFMRRSTTRINLEMELSHGFAFSQEEGASVSQTDVIRAYDTNVPKPEGM